A genomic window from Micromonospora violae includes:
- the cmk gene encoding (d)CMP kinase: MQENVRFGRCVVAVDGPSGSGKSTVSRRLAAAIGARYLDTGAMYRAITWAVLRSGVDLTDAASVAKVAGEADLRIGTDPQGYGVTVDGVGVDAEIRGAEVTGAVSAVAAVPAVRELLVSRQREMIANAGRMVVEGRDIGSVVAPDADLKVFLTASEAARAARRSAEDAADVAATAADLARRDRLDSTRKVNPLAQAPDAVVLDTTELGIDEVVARMRELLTERGVA, translated from the coding sequence GTGCAGGAAAACGTACGGTTCGGACGATGTGTGGTCGCTGTGGACGGGCCGTCCGGTTCGGGGAAGTCCACCGTGTCGCGGCGGCTCGCCGCCGCCATCGGTGCGCGCTACCTGGACACCGGGGCGATGTACCGGGCGATCACGTGGGCCGTGCTGCGCTCCGGCGTGGACCTCACCGACGCCGCGTCGGTGGCGAAGGTCGCCGGCGAGGCCGATCTGCGCATCGGCACCGACCCGCAGGGGTACGGCGTGACCGTCGACGGTGTCGGCGTGGACGCGGAGATCCGCGGTGCTGAGGTGACCGGAGCGGTCTCCGCCGTCGCCGCCGTGCCGGCCGTCCGTGAGCTGCTCGTCAGCCGGCAGCGCGAGATGATCGCCAACGCTGGTCGGATGGTGGTCGAGGGGCGGGACATCGGCTCCGTCGTCGCGCCGGACGCCGACCTGAAGGTCTTCCTGACCGCCTCCGAGGCGGCCCGTGCCGCCCGGCGCAGCGCCGAGGACGCCGCCGACGTAGCGGCCACCGCTGCCGACCTGGCCCGGCGGGACCGTCTCGACTCCACCCGCAAGGTCAACCCACTGGCCCAGGCGCCCGACGCGGTGGTGCTGGACACCACCGAGCTGGGCATCGACGAGGTCGTGGCGCGGATGCGCGAGCTGCTCACCGAGCGGGGCGTGGCATGA
- a CDS encoding transposase has translation MRSVTATGAGDSELGRILLDAWRRELYEGVLASRSRTLFSLVDELAADQGRCGCPAHLSLSTVTGHAAAYRALRDGEIDTGRALRAACEIATRSGLPRVYAVDTTAWPRPTAATSPDRQPQYTPGGPRGTALIKTGWRYQHVVRLSLTPDSWVVPVLADRIASDDDLVEVTVDHITRVCAQDGARPADPSLFLLDSGYPAARITHLLRERGIPADVLVRLATSQTMWTRPERRAAHPLGGRPRRHGFRLALREPGLPPDTGVSGPVGIYGTVTVRAWHQVHPKLTRASRGFTGQGTLPIVEGSVLLARVQHLRPSRRAGDLALWYSGRRRDLLTLVMTYLARFDIEHYFRYLKSTAQAPDFHPRQPGTLTTWLRLHAYAYLHLFCARTHITHHRLPWEPATTTSPTPGQTRRQVSPALRNAWQPPGNPKPGHPGPGRPAGKRRKRRTRYPIIRKNAVHKGK, from the coding sequence ATGAGAAGCGTAACGGCTACCGGTGCCGGTGACAGCGAGCTGGGCCGGATCTTGTTGGATGCGTGGCGGCGGGAGTTGTACGAGGGCGTTCTCGCGTCCCGGTCACGGACGTTGTTCTCGCTGGTCGACGAGTTGGCCGCTGATCAGGGCCGGTGTGGTTGCCCGGCGCATCTATCGCTGAGCACGGTCACCGGGCACGCTGCGGCGTACCGGGCGTTACGTGACGGCGAGATCGACACCGGCCGGGCGTTACGGGCGGCGTGCGAGATCGCCACGCGGTCCGGTCTGCCGCGGGTGTATGCCGTTGACACCACCGCGTGGCCGCGGCCGACCGCAGCCACCAGCCCGGACCGGCAGCCGCAGTACACCCCCGGCGGGCCCCGCGGCACGGCGCTGATCAAGACGGGGTGGCGGTATCAGCATGTCGTGCGGCTGTCTCTGACTCCGGACTCGTGGGTCGTGCCGGTGCTGGCCGACCGGATCGCCTCCGACGACGATCTGGTGGAGGTCACCGTGGACCACATCACCCGAGTCTGCGCCCAGGACGGCGCCCGCCCGGCCGATCCGTCACTGTTTCTGCTGGACTCCGGTTATCCCGCGGCCCGGATCACCCATCTGCTGCGCGAGCGCGGGATTCCCGCGGACGTGCTAGTCAGGCTGGCGACTTCGCAGACCATGTGGACCCGGCCCGAACGCCGGGCCGCTCACCCCCTCGGAGGCCGGCCCCGCCGGCACGGGTTCCGCCTCGCTCTGCGCGAGCCCGGCCTACCCCCGGATACCGGTGTCAGCGGCCCGGTCGGTATCTACGGCACCGTCACCGTCCGGGCCTGGCATCAGGTCCATCCCAAACTCACCCGCGCCAGCCGGGGCTTCACCGGCCAGGGCACCCTCCCGATCGTCGAGGGCAGCGTGCTCCTCGCCCGGGTCCAACACCTGCGCCCCAGCCGCCGCGCCGGCGACCTCGCTCTCTGGTACTCCGGCCGCCGCCGCGACCTACTCACCCTGGTCATGACCTACCTGGCCCGCTTCGACATCGAGCACTACTTCCGATATCTCAAGAGCACCGCCCAGGCCCCGGACTTCCACCCCCGCCAGCCCGGCACCCTGACCACCTGGCTACGCCTGCACGCCTACGCCTACCTACACCTGTTCTGCGCCCGCACCCACATCACCCACCACCGACTGCCCTGGGAACCCGCCACCACCACCAGCCCGACCCCCGGCCAGACACGCCGGCAGGTTTCGCCCGCTCTGCGCAACGCCTGGCAACCACCAGGCAACCCGAAACCCGGACACCCCGGACCCGGCCGCCCCGCCGGGAAACGCCGCAAACGCCGAACCCGCTACCCGATCATCCGCAAAAACGCCGTCCACAAGGGCAAATGA
- a CDS encoding pseudouridine synthase has protein sequence MRPDNRAPKPNAPVFEGAERLQKVLAAAGVGSRRACEDLIFRRRVTVDGRVAKLGDKVDPAKAVIHVDGERLQVDTRLVYVAMNKPRGVVTTMADDKGRNELADFIGRRLDQRVYHVGRLDADSEGLLLLTNDGTLAHKLMHPSYEVLKTYLAEVVGPIPRNLSKRLLAGVELEDGPVKVDSFKVVGTLGKSAQVELSLHEGRKHIVRRLMDEVGHPVTRLVRTSIGPIRLGDLRTGRLRRLTNAEVAALFQAVGD, from the coding sequence ATGCGACCCGATAACCGTGCCCCCAAACCCAACGCCCCCGTGTTCGAGGGGGCTGAGCGCCTGCAGAAGGTGCTCGCCGCCGCCGGCGTGGGTTCCCGACGCGCCTGCGAGGATCTGATCTTCCGCCGCCGGGTCACGGTGGACGGGCGGGTCGCCAAGCTCGGCGACAAGGTCGACCCGGCCAAGGCCGTGATCCACGTCGACGGAGAGCGCCTCCAGGTCGACACCCGGCTGGTCTACGTGGCGATGAACAAGCCGCGCGGGGTGGTCACCACCATGGCGGACGACAAGGGCCGCAACGAGCTGGCCGACTTCATCGGCAGGCGGCTGGACCAGCGGGTGTACCACGTCGGGCGGCTCGACGCGGACAGCGAGGGCCTGCTGCTGCTCACCAACGACGGCACCCTCGCGCACAAGCTCATGCACCCCTCGTACGAGGTGCTGAAGACGTACCTGGCCGAGGTGGTCGGGCCGATCCCGCGCAACCTGAGCAAGCGGCTCCTCGCGGGCGTCGAGCTGGAGGACGGGCCGGTCAAGGTCGACTCGTTCAAGGTGGTCGGCACCCTGGGCAAGAGCGCCCAGGTGGAGCTGAGCCTGCACGAAGGGCGCAAGCACATCGTCCGGCGGTTGATGGACGAGGTCGGGCACCCGGTCACCCGTCTGGTGCGTACCTCCATCGGTCCGATCCGGTTGGGCGACCTGCGCACCGGGCGTCTGCGGCGCCTGACCAACGCGGAGGTCGCGGCCCTGTTCCAGGCGGTGGGTGACTGA
- the der gene encoding ribosome biogenesis GTPase Der, translating into MSSDGGGWVELREPDVAVEEQAGPQPVVAVVGRPNVGKSTLVNRIIGRRQAVVEDVPGVTRDRVPYDAQWNGRAFTVVDTGGWEPDAKDRAAAIAAQAETAVVTADVVLFVVDAMVGSTDVDEAAVKMLRRSAKPVILVANKADNNSIEMEATSLWSLGLGEPFPVSALHGRGSGDLLDAILGALPEAPAIVENRPRGPRRVALVGRPNVGKSSLLNRFSGEERAVVDSVAGTTVDPVDSLVEIGGQTWQLVDTAGLRKRVGKASGTEYYASLRTAGAIEAAEVAVVLLDSSEPISEQDQRILSMVTESGRALVIAFNKWDLVDADRRYYLDKEIDRELRRIPWAIRLNLSAMTGRAVDKLAPALNKALASWETRVPTAHLNQWLTALVQATPHPVRGGRAPRILFATQAGVAPPRFVLFTTGPLDAGYQRFVERKLREEFGYEGSPIEISVRPRKKLGPGGRGKAHG; encoded by the coding sequence ATGAGTAGCGATGGCGGTGGGTGGGTCGAGCTGCGTGAGCCCGACGTCGCCGTTGAGGAACAGGCCGGCCCGCAGCCGGTGGTGGCCGTGGTCGGTCGTCCCAACGTGGGCAAGTCGACGTTGGTCAACCGGATCATCGGCCGCCGGCAGGCGGTCGTCGAGGACGTCCCTGGCGTGACCCGCGACCGGGTCCCGTACGACGCGCAGTGGAACGGCCGGGCGTTCACCGTGGTCGACACCGGCGGCTGGGAGCCGGACGCGAAGGACCGGGCCGCGGCCATCGCGGCGCAGGCCGAGACGGCGGTCGTCACCGCCGACGTGGTGCTCTTCGTCGTCGACGCGATGGTGGGCTCCACCGACGTGGACGAGGCCGCGGTGAAGATGCTGCGGCGCAGCGCCAAGCCGGTGATCCTGGTGGCCAACAAGGCGGACAACAACTCCATCGAGATGGAGGCCACCTCGCTGTGGTCACTCGGCCTTGGTGAGCCGTTCCCGGTGTCCGCGCTGCACGGACGCGGCTCCGGCGACCTGCTCGACGCCATCCTCGGCGCGCTGCCGGAGGCACCGGCGATCGTGGAGAACCGTCCGCGCGGACCGCGCCGGGTGGCGCTGGTCGGCCGGCCCAACGTCGGCAAGTCCAGCCTGCTCAACCGGTTCTCCGGCGAGGAGCGGGCAGTCGTCGACTCGGTTGCCGGCACCACAGTGGACCCGGTCGACAGCCTGGTCGAGATCGGTGGTCAGACCTGGCAACTGGTCGACACGGCCGGGCTGCGCAAGCGGGTCGGCAAGGCCAGCGGCACCGAGTACTACGCCAGCCTGCGGACCGCCGGCGCCATCGAGGCCGCCGAGGTGGCCGTGGTGCTGCTGGACTCCAGCGAACCGATCAGCGAGCAGGACCAGCGGATCCTGTCGATGGTGACCGAGTCGGGTCGGGCCCTGGTCATCGCGTTCAACAAGTGGGACCTGGTCGACGCCGACCGCCGCTACTACCTGGACAAGGAGATCGACCGGGAGTTGCGCCGCATCCCCTGGGCGATCCGGCTGAACCTGTCGGCGATGACCGGCCGCGCCGTGGACAAGCTCGCCCCGGCCCTGAACAAGGCGCTGGCCAGCTGGGAAACCCGCGTGCCGACCGCGCACCTCAACCAGTGGCTGACCGCGCTGGTGCAGGCCACCCCCCACCCGGTACGCGGTGGACGCGCGCCACGGATCCTGTTCGCCACGCAGGCCGGTGTGGCGCCGCCACGGTTCGTGCTCTTCACCACCGGCCCACTGGACGCCGGCTACCAGCGCTTCGTCGAGCGCAAGCTCCGCGAGGAATTCGGGTACGAGGGCAGCCCGATCGAGATCTCCGTCCGCCCGCGCAAGAAGCTCGGCCCCGGCGGCCGAGGCAAGGCGCACGGCTGA
- the scpB gene encoding SMC-Scp complex subunit ScpB, whose protein sequence is MSDEERRDSLADQAAAWVPPWARPRPPAADPSASPDEPAPDTDEPRAAPPRPDAESAAGPGEPDLGPSEPDPDGVASGEVDPAATEFGAVTPPTAEREPGAAPPDRVGPDLGAVTPPTAGPDLGALTPDRAGPDVGAVTEDTAGESGGAGDVPRRQPAGRRRATATPEPAPDLSDAELRGALEAILLVVDEPVSELVLAQVLEQPAERVGPMLDEIAAGYTAAGHGFELRRAAGGWRLYTRPEYATYVERFVLDGQSVRLTQAALETLAVVAYKQPVTRSRISAIRGVNCDGVIRTLVTRGLVEECGTEQDSGAFLYRTTTLFLEKLGLNTVDELPPLAPFLPDDVEELADATR, encoded by the coding sequence ATGAGTGACGAGGAACGCCGGGATTCGCTGGCCGACCAGGCCGCCGCCTGGGTGCCCCCCTGGGCCCGCCCTCGCCCGCCCGCCGCTGACCCGTCCGCGTCGCCGGACGAGCCGGCACCGGACACCGACGAACCCCGAGCGGCACCGCCCCGACCGGACGCCGAATCCGCCGCCGGCCCCGGCGAACCGGACCTGGGCCCCTCTGAGCCAGACCCGGACGGGGTGGCCTCGGGCGAGGTGGACCCTGCGGCGACGGAGTTCGGTGCGGTGACGCCGCCCACGGCCGAGCGGGAACCCGGCGCGGCGCCGCCGGACCGGGTGGGACCGGACCTGGGTGCGGTGACGCCGCCCACGGCCGGACCGGATCTCGGCGCGTTGACGCCGGATCGGGCGGGGCCGGACGTCGGCGCGGTGACGGAGGACACGGCGGGGGAGTCGGGCGGCGCTGGGGACGTACCCCGGAGACAGCCGGCGGGGCGGCGGCGGGCGACGGCCACGCCGGAGCCCGCGCCCGACCTGTCCGACGCCGAGCTGCGCGGCGCGTTGGAGGCGATCCTGCTGGTCGTCGACGAGCCGGTCAGCGAGCTGGTCCTCGCCCAGGTGCTGGAGCAGCCCGCCGAGCGGGTCGGGCCGATGCTCGACGAGATCGCCGCCGGCTACACCGCGGCCGGGCACGGGTTCGAGCTGCGCCGGGCGGCCGGCGGGTGGCGGCTGTACACCCGGCCGGAATACGCTACGTACGTTGAGCGGTTCGTGCTGGACGGGCAGTCCGTGCGGCTGACCCAGGCGGCGCTGGAGACGCTCGCCGTGGTCGCCTACAAGCAGCCGGTGACCCGTTCGCGAATCTCAGCCATCCGGGGTGTGAACTGCGACGGAGTCATCCGTACGCTGGTTACCCGTGGCCTCGTCGAGGAGTGCGGCACCGAACAGGACAGCGGGGCGTTCCTCTACCGGACCACCACGTTGTTCCTGGAGAAGCTCGGGCTGAACACCGTCGACGAGCTGCCGCCCCTCGCACCCTTCCTGCCCGACGACGTAGAAGAGCTTGCTGATGCGACCCGATAA
- a CDS encoding segregation and condensation protein A, translated as MTAPPLDPPETAAAAVVDGVQPADPAATGFTVRLANFTGPFDLLLQLIGKHKLDVTEVALHTVTDEFIAYIRAMGDNWDLDEASEFLLIAATLLDLKAARLLPAADVEDEADLALLEARDLLFARLLQYKAYKEAAAHIAELEAVGGRRYPRAVSLEPRYAEALPDLVLGIGPQRLLKLAVKAMTPKPVPEVSIAHVHMVRVSVREHAAILTARLRRAGTATFSLLCADCEATLEVVARFLALLELYREGLVSFVQEQALEELTVRWTGPADGDTELHVDEYAGTPADDPEPAGVAVAPAAGGPAPARIAPEPAGIGFGSVGEAGGPDGTETTEGARDE; from the coding sequence GTGACCGCGCCACCCCTCGACCCACCCGAGACCGCCGCCGCGGCCGTGGTCGACGGTGTGCAGCCCGCCGACCCCGCTGCCACCGGGTTCACGGTTCGGCTGGCCAACTTCACCGGCCCGTTCGACCTGCTGCTGCAACTGATCGGCAAGCACAAACTCGACGTCACCGAGGTGGCCCTGCACACGGTCACCGACGAGTTCATCGCCTACATCCGGGCCATGGGCGACAACTGGGACCTGGACGAGGCCAGCGAGTTCCTGCTCATCGCCGCGACCCTGCTCGACTTGAAGGCGGCCCGGCTGCTGCCCGCCGCCGATGTGGAGGACGAGGCGGACCTCGCCCTGCTGGAGGCACGGGACCTGCTCTTCGCCCGCCTGTTGCAGTACAAGGCGTACAAGGAGGCGGCGGCGCACATCGCCGAGCTGGAAGCCGTCGGTGGCCGGCGTTACCCGCGCGCGGTCAGCCTGGAGCCCCGCTACGCCGAGGCGCTGCCCGACCTGGTGCTCGGCATCGGCCCCCAGCGGCTGCTGAAGCTGGCCGTGAAGGCGATGACCCCGAAGCCGGTGCCGGAGGTCTCCATCGCCCACGTGCACATGGTCCGGGTCAGTGTCCGGGAACACGCGGCCATCCTCACCGCCCGGCTGCGCCGGGCCGGCACGGCCACGTTCTCGCTGCTCTGCGCCGACTGCGAGGCCACCCTGGAGGTGGTGGCCCGGTTCCTCGCCCTGCTGGAGCTGTACCGGGAGGGTCTGGTCTCCTTCGTGCAGGAGCAGGCCCTGGAGGAGCTGACCGTCCGCTGGACCGGCCCGGCCGACGGCGACACCGAGCTGCACGTCGACGAGTACGCCGGAACCCCGGCCGACGACCCGGAGCCGGCGGGGGTTGCGGTTGCGCCGGCGGCGGGTGGGCCCGCGCCGGCGCGGATTGCGCCTGAACCGGCGGGCATTGGGTTCGGGTCGGTGGGGGAGGCCGGCGGGCCGGACGGGACGGAGACGACGGAGGGTGCGCGGGATGAGTGA